In Fragaria vesca subsp. vesca linkage group LG5, FraVesHawaii_1.0, whole genome shotgun sequence, the genomic stretch ATTTATATATGGATTTGCAGATTGATGAGAATGTTGCCAGAGAAATCATCAACCACAGATCACTCCGCCACCCCAACATCATCCGATTCCGAGAGGTTGCTTTCTATTCTCCTCAAACCCTTTCCAAATCATATCAACCAAAAATTCACACCAATCTAAAATTTGCAGGTGGTTTTGACTCCTACGCATCTTGCTATTGTTATGGAGTATGCCGCCGGCGGAGAGCTCTTTGAACGTATTTGCAATGCTGGCAGGTTCAGCGAAGATGAGGTATCAATAACATCACACATCACAGAGATATAGAGAGAGAGTTTCGATTACAAATCCCCATTATATTTTGCTTTGTTCCTTTCTTTCGCAGGCTAGATATTTTTTCCAGCAGCTTATCTCTGGTGTTAGCTATTGTCATTCTCTGGTAAGATCACCACTCCATTCATTGTTTCTGCCTTTACCTGTCATTCTGCTTGTTCACATTTCTTGCTCTCTCTGCAGCAAATATGCCATCGAGATTTGAAGCTCGAGAACACCTTGCTTGATGGCAGCCCCGCTCCGCGCCTCAAAATCTGTGATTTCGGTTATTCTAAGGTTTATCTCTAAATTCAACATTAATGTTTCTTTGTTAATTTCAGAATTGTTATAAACACACATCAGCTTTGTTTTTATAGTCATCTTTGCTGCATTCACGACCAAAGTCAACTGTGGGAACTCCAGCGTATATTGCACCTGAGGTTCTTTCTCGAAGAGAGTATGACGGCAAGGTAACTTCAAACAAACTTTTTTCTTTCTTGTCACGAATAGCTTAGCTGGAATTGGGTCAAGGGTATCATCAGTTCCCCTGCTAACCAGAACACAAATCCTAATTTCTGCATCTAACTGATCACATATCTGACAGTCAATGCACCACAATTTGTTAAAGTAGTAACACTTCATTATTATGAGACATGAGTTTCTGGTTGCATCTACATCTTTAAAGCTATTTTTAGTGTCCCAGTGAGGGGTTTAAGACATTTAGTAGTAGTTTTCAGATGATTTGAATCTTGTAGTTATAAATTAGAGGCTGTATGGTTGTTTGAATTGGTGTCTATTTAACTCCGGTTATGTAACAACACCAAGTAAATGCATGGAACACAACTTACAAACTATAGCTTTCTATATAAAGGAAATTAACACTTCTCTCACCAATTTTCTGTCTAAGATATATCCAAATTTATTCCCATCAAATGTAGTTCAGTACTAAGCGATAGGGAATCATGATGGTAGCAGACATGTTTTGAAGGATTTGTAAACACAAAACATTTTTGCCTTTTTGTTTATTCATCTACTCTTTGAAGTTTGCAAGTTGTAGATTTGTTACAAGAATTTGAGACCTAATTGCAGTAGCTGGTTATGCTTCGCATCAATTACCAGGGTGCGGTTATGCTTTGCCATTGTAAACTAAACAGCCATTTATTTAGCTTTTAATATACTGCAATAGTAATTTTTCAGCTAATCTTAAATGTACGGTTCTGTTTCTATTATTTTGTTATTGAGTTGGTTTCTATTGAAAGACCAAAATTGCATTAGTTTCATTATCTTCTTCTATGTTGCTTAGCATATGCTAGTGATTTTCTATCAAAACAATGGAAAAATGCTATGTCAATAATGCCATGATCACTATATATTTCATATGATTCTTTTCTGGGGTGTAAAGAATATGCTCCTTTGCATTTTATATACGAATTCGTTATCCTTTTTTTAGAAGAGCAGAATGTGAAATGATATTCTACACTCATCTTAAACATGTTTTCTCCTGTCCTGATATTGGTTTCTGTTTATTCAGTTGGCAGATGTATGGTCTTGTGGGGTGACCCTATATGTTATGCTGGTGGGAGCATATCCATTTGAGGACCAAGAAGATCCAAAGAATTTCAGAAAAACCATTAATGTATGTTTGCCTTTTTATTTGACCTATCCTGACTGGGTTTACCTTTTCCCCTGTACTAAACTATATGGTTTTTTTTCATTATACGATGCAGCGAATAATGGCTGTTCAGTACAAGATTCCTGACTATGTTCACATATCTCAAGATTGTAGGCATCTCCTCTCTCGCATATTTGTTGCAAATCCAGCAAGGGTATGTTGCTGCCTTGGAACTTTGAATAATTTTTTGCTAAAAATGCTCGTGAATGTGTATAAGAATGAAAATTGGTGTATTTTTTGTGAAGACTAAATAACCTCTCAAATTATCCCGCACATAAACGCTTTTAACACACTGTTACTGCGCTAGGTTTGTTGTGGAAATGTTGAGGCCTGAAGTTGAATTCTTGGATCACAAATTAATTTTCTTGGTTCGTAATTGCTTTTACATAAATGTAGTGTATATGCTCTACAATCTTGCCTTGCTAAGAATTATTCTGTAGACTGCCTGGAAATAATTTTAATTGCCCATTTAACTGCATCTCTATTGTAAGTGTTGCATCACTTATTTATATCACTACCTTTGTCTTGACGATTTTGATATTCTGGCATTTGCTACAACTGGAAAGTCTTTTTTCAAATTTTGAAATATTTGTAAACAACAGGACACTCATATGCATATATAAGTAATAATTTTAGCCTGCAGTCTGAGTGTAAATAAATGAAATTAAAAAACTGTGGAGATATCAATATTCTGTAGGGAGAATGGGAGAGACCGACAAGGCCATGAGATCTTTTTGCTTGTTTTATACATTAACTAGCTCAAGTTTCTCAGCCTGATCTTTGATTCTATCAGTTAAGCACAATCTCTATTGTTTTTATTTTTAATCATGGTCCACTCAACTGCTTCAATTCTGTTTTCAGAGGATCACCATTAAAGAAATCAAGAACCACCCATGGTTTTTGAAGAACTTGCCGAGAGAGCTCACAGAAGCAGCTCAAACCATGTACTACAGAAAAGAGAACCCAACCTTTTCCCTCCAAAGTGTCGAAGACATCATGAAGATAGTGGAAGAAGCCAAAAATCCTCCCCCAGTTTCCCGGTCGGTTGGAGGCTTTGGCTGGGGAGGAGAAGAAGATGGTGATGCAAAGGATGAGGTTGAGGAGGGCGAGGATGAAGAAGATGAGTATGAAAAGAGAGTCAAAGAAGCACATCAAAGTGGGGAAGTACGTGTTGTCTGAGATGACCAATATCTGAGAAGCCAAGAAGGTTGGTTTTTCAGTGTCTACGTAGCTGAGAATGTTGTCAGGCTTGTATAAAGTTGGTTCTGTTCTGGGATGGTGCTTGAATAAACAAATGTTCGTAAACAGTGTGGTGCTGAGAAACATAGATGAGTTTGTCCTGCGACTGTGACTGTGGATGTATCAGTATTAGCATTTGTAGTTAAAGGTTGCGAGTGAGTTTGCCTTTGTTTTCCAGATTTAAGTGAAGTTGGGAGGATTGGAGGTGTAAAAGTGTATTAACAGAAATGGGTATGGTTGTACGGATGGAGGTTTGTTCAGTCAGAACATAAGATCATAACACATTTGTTACATATTTTATTCTGGTAAATGTTCTGTATTTGTTACTTTGTGTATCCTGGTTACTTATCCAGTTTGCCATGTTTTGTCTTGTACTTTTTGTTGCAACTGTATGGTATATTGTGTTTATTCTTGTGAGGTCTGTGATTGCATTTGTAGATGTTTGTGGTCTCTTGCCGAAAATAAAAGATAAGAACTCTTCCAGATAGATACAGGAAGCATAATATGTTGAAGCCAGAAAAATGCAGATACATACTTGTGCGAGGGACATTGAATCTCTCCAATAGTCAAGAGCAGTATAAAAATACAAATCGATAAACCTAGCTTTCATTTGCATATGTTAGTATGATGTAAGTTAGATCTGCACTGGATCCAAGGCTTATTTGGAATCCATCGACTTGGACATTCAGACATTTATAATTTCATCAGTCACATGAACACACTATCATTGGTAATCTTTCAAGGGAAGATCCAAATTGTTGTTTGTTTGAACAAGAAGCGAGTGGGGGTCAGGATGAGGTTCTAACTTTGGCAAAGGATTCATGGCAGATCTCAATCAGGCTTGAATATTGTGCAGGGTTTCAAAGAGAAGAGGGAGACACTTCTGTATTCTTCAGTTCTACTCAACAATATGCGCCCAAAGGAAATTCAATAAGATAATGTATAAATAATTGAACTTGTATCTCCACCCACTAAAAAATCACATGCCAAGAACATGGTCACCTATCATCAGAAATTAATTAGCGCAGAAAATCACATTATATCATCGCAATCCACAATGAAAAATATTACAAAAAGCAAACGTCCATGACGAGTAAGAGCCCATTCTGAGTAAGCAAACGTCCATACTGAGGAAGCTAACCATGAGCGCAGGGGTCTTTATTGTGCTGCAATATCAGCTTTTGTTTTAGGTACAATGAACTCATGGATATAGTAATTAAGGTCCTGATCTTTGCTGGAAGACCTCATCTGTGTATATCTTCACTTCACTACTTGTGTTGCCTCCGTTAGCAGTGCGCGCAACTTCTTGGTTTCTGTTAACACACATTCCCTATCAAACACTGCCGACACAACAGCAACACCTTTCAGGTTTGGTACACCAATTTGCATCACCGATTGTGCATTTGAAGCATTGATCCCACCGATTGCTACCACAGGTAATTTAGAAGCCAAACAAACCTTTTTCAGCCCTTCCAAGCCAATGGTGAGATTGTTTTCCTTTGTATTAGTTGGATATACACCGCCGCAACCAATGTAATCGGCACCCGCAATCCATGCTTGTTCTGCATGCTCAGGTGTCTTGCAAGATACACCAATGATTTTCTCAGGGCCAAGTAGAGCACGTGCAACATGGGTTGGCATGTCTGACTGCCCAATATGCACACCATCAGCATCACAAGCAAGTGCAACATCAATCCGATCATTTATTAGTAAACGCACTCCATGGGAACGACAAATCTGGACACATGAGTTGGCTGCTTCTAGGAAATCCCGTGTTTCAATGTCCTTTTCCCTGCAAACCAAGTATAACAAAAAATAAATAACAACAATAAAAAATTTGGCAGGAACAGCATATTTGTACTAACAAATAAATATGAATGAAAAGTCAACGTTAGATAGTAAAGATACAATTTTATTTAAAAACAAGAAATGTTTACAATTTAATCCAGAAGCTTAAAGACTAGATACCCTAATTGAGGTTAAATTAATTTTGAAAGAAATTTTGATTACTCTATTTTTGCCAACATATAAAAATGTTAGAAATGAGAGGTCCTGGGTGGCAGTTGATGAGTGTATAAAATAAAGCCCAAAACAATAAGCATATAAATGCATATACTTTTAATGGTAAATGCATATAAGAAGCAATTTCTTTCTTACTTAAAAAGCAAAAACCAAAATATTGAACAGTCACTTTGTTTTGCTTCCCTTCGTTGTTCCCCAGTTGACCACCAAAAAAAGAATTAAAAAATGGAAAAGGAAATACAGAGATTAGAACAGGTTAATAACCAGTCTCTGATAATATCTTAATCATAATTTATGGGCAACATTTGTGAGTTGAAACCAGAATTTGACTCTACAACGGAATTTTGGCATCATATGTATTTCACCTGTCAGACATATTAAGGGCCGTGGAATTAATTTGATATAAAACTTCATAATTAGCACTCTAGATGAGATAGGAAATGATGATAGAGCATACAAGAAGAAAACATCAGCATAAGCACAACACTGGGATTACATGTATAAGATGCACACTAATACATATAAATGGGAGCAGCAGTGCACTAGTCACTTGTAACATGTTATCATCCAAAGCAAAATGTAACATCGTAATCCACCTTTGTGGGAAAGTACGTATCAGCAGAAGCAAACCTTAGTTGGACAATGGTAGCACCTCCTTCTACGGCAGCTCTAACAGCATCTGAGATTGAATGGCCCCACTTTCTATTCATACCCGAATCTGTGACAGCATACAAGAATAGATCACTTGGATTGAATCTGACTTGTCCAGCAGACTTGTGAATGCTATTCTTAAGCGTCATTAGGTGATCAAAGGGGCCTTGGGGACCATTTCCAATGAAAATATCTTTGCTGTAATCCAAGGCAGTTTCAACAAAGCACTTTGCTACCTGTTTTTAACAATAACAAGATAAGAGATTTAGTGGACTGAGACCAAGACTTAGGCAAGGAGACATTAATAGGGGTAAGGGAAGCATAATATGTGACTCACAAAAGGAGCAAAAAATTTCAAGCATATCCTTACACATAACATGGTGTAGATCACTCACAAAAAGAAAAGAAACTTGTAAAAAGAGGGAAGGGAGTAGGGAGAAAACAGAGAGGAGATTAATTATTTGTATATGAGTCTTTGACTAGCTTCAGCATTCAAGCAAAATCGTCGACACATGCAATTGACCTATACAAAAGATAACCTTGCAAGGTTGTAATATCTTCAGTTAAGTAAATTATCCAAAAGCTACAACTAGAGTTGAATTCACCGAATGGAACTCCTCACATATCTCTAATACTGGATCAGAGTATGCACTCACTCAACACCAGAATAAAAAGATATAATCTGTATCAAATTCAAATATAAGGAGTAACCTTAACAGACTCGAGCATTGACAAGCCTTTTGCCAGTTCAGCTGCAATACATGATGCCAAAGTGCAACCCGTACCATGAGTATTACGAGTATCTATGCGTGAAGAGCGCAGCTCATATATGTCCTCACCTGTGATATATCAATGAGAAGTATTGAGTTCCTGTCAAATATGAACACAAAAACTTATAAATAAAAAAATAGTGTCATAATTGCTGATGATTTCCGAAACCTATGCTCACCATCAAAGAAGATATCAACAGCATCCAATGAATCAGGAAGGTCTCCACCTTTGACAAGGACATTTCTAAAAGCAGAGAAATAGTATTTTAACACACTATTCTATAAAGTTCAAGAAAATTTAATTATAAGAATTTTAATTTTTGAATAACTAAGAAACACATCCAACGGTTGACCGTTGAATGATACTGACAGGATTATAGTAACGGCAACATATATAAGAAAGAAGAGTTTACAAATCAATCAACTAGGAATGAACTGAGGATCTCAAGCTTGTTCCAGTAACTAACCGTGGGCCCATATCATGTAGTAATTTTGCAGCAGAGCGCATGTCAGAGACTGTTAATATTTTAAGACCATCCAGTAAAGCAGACGCCTCTTTTAGATTTGGGGTTACAATGTCAGCAATAGGAAAAAGCTCCTCTCTGCATGCAGGAACAAGAAAATTACAATTATTTCAAGAATTATCTGCTGTTTCAGAAGCAAATGTGAGACTGGGCTTCCTCTCTGATTGAAGGAAAAAGAAAGAAGAATAGAAATGAGAATAAATCATGGCCAAGACCTAAACGTGAGGCAGAACCATGAAGAAGCAATTCAAGAGCAGTCAAGATGCCAAAAAAAAAAAAGGTGAAGAAAAGAACTTTATACCAGTGTAAGGACGACTGACTAGCATCTAAAGACTATAAATGAATAGCTGTTTGGATGAGTATTATTGGCAGAGCTGTTATTGTCAATATTGCTATTAAAATGATAATCCATGCAACCATTTAGCTAGTAACAAACATGTTCATGCTGACAAAAACATAATAAGAAAAAATCCCTAGGAGCTCTCACTCAAAACCTAGCGCGCCTCCACGAAAACAATTCTCTCTCCTTTTACTCTTCTCCACTGCCTCCCTTCTCTCTCAACTACATGGCATCCATTGACAATATAAATGCGAGCTTCGGTGCCTCTCTGGCTCTGGCCGACAGAGGCAAAGCTCCTGATTTGGGTAAGGTCGGTGGAGGGTCGGAGCATAAGTCCTCTCTGTTAGGCAAACCTCTCACTCGCCGTCCTGCTTGCCGGCAGCGCCATTTCGTGGTGGATTCGGCAGTCTTAAAATCCCACTTTCTCCGGACTTGGATGGTTGAACGCCAATTTAGGGTTCAGGAAAGGGCTGAGAACCTCTTTCTCTTCTCCTTTGATTCGATCCGTGATTGTAACAAGGTCCTTAGAGGCGGGGTGTGGTATTTTGGTCGCACACCAGTGGCTCTGGAAATCTATGATGGTATCTGTCCTTTTGTGCAGGTTCCCATGAAGCATGTACTGATGTGGGTAAGGGTTACTGGAATCCCTCCATTGTATGAAGTCCCTCGCAATTTCCAATTGGTTGGTAACCTCTTAGGGGGTTAAATTGATCATGATAAGAATGAGTTTAAGAACAGAGTTGTTCGTATCTTGTTCTCTCATGACATCTCCAAACCGGTTATCATGGACCGCAATGTTTTCTTAGAGGATTTGCTGAATTTTCATATGATCATCTGAAAGGTCGCTGTTCTCTTTGTGGTCTTATTACTCATGCAGGTGTCCGTTGTGAAGAAACACCCCTAGTTGATCAAACTACTGCTAGGGTTTTGGGTTTTACTGGCTCTTCTTCGAGAAACCCTAGTGGCAATTTTGCTTTTGCTGCTCGTGCTTCTAACAAGTCAATGTTGCAATCCTTGGCTCCGTCTTCCTCCAATGCTCCAAAGAAGAAGAAACCAGTTATTTTAAGTGAGAGATTAACAGCAGAAGGTCATGTGAATGGTTCTGATGCTCCAGACCTCGGGGTAAATGGCCTGGAAATTAATTTGGAAGCTCCCAACGAAGTGGCAGATGAGAATGACTCTATTAATCCTCCTATTGAGGTGCAAGAGGAGCCGGCGATAATTGATGCCCAGTAGGTTGACATTGAGGTTTCTGCTCCTCCCAGGAAACGTGTGTGGGGAAATTACCCCCTCCCCCAAGAAATTCAAGACCATATTGGGAGGTGAGATTTTGACACTTCAACCTGAAGCTCTAGCTTATTTGAAGAGACAAAGGATGACATGCCTGTGACTTACAAAAGGAAGCTTGGTCGCTCTCTTGGCAGCAAAAGTAAGAACCCTAAATCAGGGAAGAAGTCTGCAATGCCTCCATTGCGTATCACCCTTCCAACAGCCTCTGGTGATGATGTTAGCCCCTCAGACAGGGGCAAAGGAAAGCTGTAGCTTCCTTGCTTTCTTGCCTAGCAATAGAAATTAGGAGCTAAATTTTCTACTTCTCAGTACTTCTAGTTGTACACTAAGTTCGTTCTCTAGGTGACTAGGTTTACTTTTCAAAGAGAGTTAGTGGATTTAGTTTTTTAGTTTCTATTAATCAGGCTCAATAACTGAGCATATCTGTTTGCAGTGAGGGTACCTGCCAATTAGTTTGTTAGCTTACCAATTGATGTACGCGCCATCTGGCCATGGATAAGTAATGAAATTATTATTTTCAAAAAAAAAAAATTAGCTTAGTAACAATCAACTTGGTTGGTTGCAACTATTCACCAAAACAGCATTGCAGAATATGTTTTATTTTGTAGAACTAAGACATGAATATTTCTTAATCTATTTAGTGATCAAATTAAGCAAAATCAAACATATTCTACACATTTAAATAACCACAAAAGAGCTTAGTAGTAAATGAGTGACTCATTCGTTGTATTTCCTAGCAAGGGCATGAACAAACATGTTTCCCTCTCTGTAAATTCGCTCTAAAAATCAACCTTGTCAAAGTAGGCAATATAATGCCTCCAGCTAATGATCCTATAACGAATAGTGTAAAGATCATCTTCTTTTTGTATTTCAAAAACTAAATCTGATTTTGTACTAAATGTTTTAAGTCTACGTTCAAATGTTATTGTGAACTCAATCTAAAGAATAACCAACCAATATTAATAAGGACACAAATGCAGATATTGTTTCTTGAAGAAGTGACAAACTCAAATTTTGTCAAAGCTAGGAACTTGGAACTCTGATAAGAATAAATAGGTATGTGAATTAGTATGGTCACTTGACATGTTATGGGCTCTCTTAATAGATTCACATGGCTACATTTTTCAGTTAAAAATGAGAATGAAAAATGCTCGACATAGAAAAGGTGAATTAGCCATTCACAGAAAAAAGGGTTCTAGAAGGTGACTACCAAAGCTTAGATAGGTGAAGATGTAATAAACATGACATTATGTCCATTCATACAACTTGGCAGTGTTCTTTCTGTATTTCAGCAAAAGCTGCCATTTTAGGTTATGTGAAACACTAATTGCACGGCCCACAAAAAGAGCCGAATGTACTCTTTGCATTCAGAAGATGGTTTGAACAGCTTACAAACTCCATTAAATAAAACCAGATGGCATTGATGATTTTATTCAATGTTGATAATAAAAGTTTGGCATACCTGAACCCCGCTATAATGGAAGGGCCAGCCAGTACATCTCCACTTGTAGATACCATAACAGGATCAACCACTAAAGCTGCCTTCAATGACATCTCCAATTCAGTCAAAATGCTACTAGAATGACATATAAACAGTAATACGTACAATCTATAGTAGAGCATCATACCACGAACTGGGTACTCCTTCAGATGCTCATGAAGAATTTTGACTATGCCTAAAGAAGGTAGCATGCCTGTTTTCACCTAGGAATTTATATATCATGAGCATAAACAAATTAAATTCAGTAGAAACACATATTTAACAAAGATATGTTTGAAAAAGAGTCGCACCTCAAATACACAGGACCATGAAAAATAATTTAACATGTGTGGGCTAGTCTCACTCCGACATAAACAATCCACGGAGTAAATGCATAGTTAAAACTCCTACTTGAAATTGCAAAAATCAACAGCTCCTCCAGAATCGAGGGACCTCAAAGTGTTATTCAAAAGTATGACCAAGAACATATAGACGGAAATGACTCAGTTTCCAAGATATACGAACATACACTTATAGCATAAAACATGAACTTATTCGTTTTAGTTGACCTCAGCAGCATGAGATCAAAATGCTTTTCATGTCTCAACAAACCAGAAATACGAGTTTGAAGCTTTGAAATGCATATACATGGTATCTTGTGGTTGACTTACCACATGAACAT encodes the following:
- the LOC101302558 gene encoding serine/threonine-protein kinase SRK2B-like; translation: MEKYELVKDIGSGNFGVARLMRNKETKELVAMKYIDRGLKIDENVAREIINHRSLRHPNIIRFREVVLTPTHLAIVMEYAAGGELFERICNAGRFSEDEARYFFQQLISGVSYCHSLQICHRDLKLENTLLDGSPAPRLKICDFGYSKSSLLHSRPKSTVGTPAYIAPEVLSRREYDGKLADVWSCGVTLYVMLVGAYPFEDQEDPKNFRKTINRIMAVQYKIPDYVHISQDCRHLLSRIFVANPARRITIKEIKNHPWFLKNLPRELTEAAQTMYYRKENPTFSLQSVEDIMKIVEEAKNPPPVSRSVGGFGWGGEEDGDAKDEVEEGEDEEDEYEKRVKEAHQSGEVRVV
- the LOC101301972 gene encoding thiamine biosynthetic bifunctional enzyme TH1, chloroplastic-like codes for the protein MHKQQVPHVLTVAGSDSGAGAGIQADLKACAARGVYCSTVITALTAQNTAGVQGVNVVSEDFVADQLKSVLSDMHVHVVKTGMLPSLGIVKILHEHLKEYPVRALVVDPVMVSTSGDVLAGPSIIAGFREELFPIADIVTPNLKEASALLDGLKILTVSDMRSAAKLLHDMGPRNVLVKGGDLPDSLDAVDIFFDGEDIYELRSSRIDTRNTHGTGCTLASCIAAELAKGLSMLESVKVAKCFVETALDYSKDIFIGNGPQGPFDHLMTLKNSIHKSAGQVRFNPSDLFLYAVTDSGMNRKWGHSISDAVRAAVEGGATIVQLREKDIETRDFLEAANSCVQICRSHGVRLLINDRIDVALACDADGVHIGQSDMPTHVARALLGPEKIIGVSCKTPEHAEQAWIAGADYIGCGGVYPTNTKENNLTIGLEGLKKVCLASKLPVVAIGGINASNAQSVMQIGVPNLKGVAVVSAVFDRECVLTETKKLRALLTEATQVVK